One genomic window of Falco cherrug isolate bFalChe1 chromosome 20, bFalChe1.pri, whole genome shotgun sequence includes the following:
- the SOCS7 gene encoding suppressor of cytokine signaling 7 isoform X1, with the protein MQRAELREGEAAAAAAASYRVLSRLLGYGAGPEAGAAGGAVTGTAGAGLPGPGGGRPAAAALPGGGALRAPRPPPQLMVFRNAAEGRPGEEGGPAAGGGGGGPAGGGGELLCPRHRCALEPKAAARWGAAPPGGLELQLAALGLRPPGLGAKGPAGCPCPCLGPPPPAGPAAEETSDALLVLEALEPDEAGSCSEEEPGSPGRGAARAAGRGAGAPPPPAGPGGPGARKGSLRVRLSRLFRTKSCSGGSAGDAAGGSEARRPGELPASAGSLTDVCGARGREQEAGRKHRLTRTQSAFSPVVFSPLFTGETVSLVDVDISQRGLTSPHPPTPPPPPRRSLSLLDDISGTLPASVLVGPMGSSLQSFPLPPPPPPHAPDAFPRIVPLRPMEAMPGQPAPHLQCPLYRPDSSSFAASLRELEKCGWYWGPMNWEDAEMKLKGKPDGSFLVRDSSDPRYILSLSFRSQGITHHTRMEHYRGTFSLWCHPKFEDRCQSVVEFIKRAIMHSKNGKFLYFLRSRVPGLPPTPVQLLYPVSRFSNVKSLQHLCRFRIRQLVRIDHIPELPLPKPLISYIRKFYYYDPQEEVYLSLKEAQLISKQKQETESST; encoded by the exons ATGCAGCGCGCCGAGCTGCGCGaaggggaggcggcggcggccgccgcggccTCTTACCGGGTGCTCAGCCGCCTGCTGGGCTATGGGGCCGGCCCGGaggcgggcgcggcgggcggcgccgtTACCGGCAcggcgggcgcggggctgccgggccccggcggcgggcggccggcggcggcggcgctgccgggcggcggggctttgcgggccccgcggccgccgccgcagcTGATGGTGTTCCGCAACGCGGCGGAGGGGCGGCCCGGCGAGGagggcggcccggcggcgggcggcggcggcgggggcccggcgggaggcggcggcgagCTGCTGTGCCCGCGGCACCGCTGCGCGCTGGAGCCCAAAGCGGCGGCCAGgtggggggcggccccgccgggggggctggagctgcagctggcGGCGCTGGGGCTGCGGCCGCCCGGGCTGGGGGCGAAGGGGCCGGCGGGCTGCCCATGCCCCTGCCtgggcccgccgccgcccgccggccccgccgccgagGAGACCAGCGACgcgctgctggtgctggaggcGCTGGAGCCCGACGAGGCCGGGAGCTGCTCGGAGGAGGAGCCGGGGTCCcccggccgcggggctgcccgcgCCGCCGGGAGAGGGGccggcgcccccccgccccccgccggccccgggggcCCCGGCGCCAGGAAGGGCTCGCTCCGGGTCCGCCTCAGCCGCCTCTTCCGCACCAAGAGCTGCAGCGGCGGCTCGGCCGGGGATGCCGCCGGCGGGAGCGAGGCCCGGCGCCCCGGGGAGCTGCCCGCCTCGGCCGGCAGCCTGACCGACGTCTGCGGGGCCCGCGGCCGCGAGCAGGAGGCGGGCAG GAAACACAGACTGACAAGAACTCAAAGTGCCTTTTCCCCGGTTGTGTTCAGCCCCCTCTTCACAG GTGAAACAGTGTCACTAGTGGACGTGGACATCTCTCAGCGAGGACTGACCTCCCCTCACCCTCCGACTCCACCGCCTCCGCCGCGAAGAAGCCTCAGCCTGCTAG ATGATATCAGTGGGACGCTGCCTGCATCTGTCCTAGTGGGTCCAATGGGTTCCTCCTTGCAGTCTTTCCCTCTGCCTCCGCCTCCTCCGCCCCATGCCCCAG ACGCCTTCCCACGGATTGTCCCGCTGAGGCCGATGGAGGCGATGCCCGGCCAGCCCGCCCCGCACCTGCAGTGTCCCCTCTACCGCCCGGACTCCAGCAGCTTCGCGGCCAGCTTGCGGGAGCTGGAGAAG TGCGGGTGGTACTGGGGACCGATGAACTGGGAGGATGCAGAGATGAAGCTGAAGGGGAAGCCGGACGGATCCTTTCTGGTCCGAGACAGTTCTGACCCCCGTTACATCCTGAGCCTCAGCTTTCGGTCGCAGGGCATCACCCATCACACCAGGATGGAGCACTACAGAG ggaccttcagcCTGTGGTGCCATCCCAAGTTTGAAGACCGCTGCCAGTCTGTGGTGGAGTTCATAAAGAGAGCAATCATGCACTCCAAAAACGGGAAGTTTCTCTACTTCCTCCGATCCAGGGTTCCAG GTCTGCCTCCAACGCCTGTCCAGCTCCTGTATCCAGTCTCCAGGTTCAGCAACGTCAAATCCCTTCAGCACCTTTGCCGCTTTCGGATCAGGCAGCTGGTCCGAATAGATCACATCCCCGAGCTGCCGCTGCCCAA GCCCCTGATCTCCTACATCCGCAAGTTCTACTACTACGACCCGCAGGAGGAGGTGTACCTGTCGCTGAAGGAAGCTCAGCTCATCTCCAAACAGAAGCAGGAGACTGAATCCTCCACGTAG
- the SOCS7 gene encoding suppressor of cytokine signaling 7 isoform X2: protein MQRAELREGEAAAAAAASYRVLSRLLGYGAGPEAGAAGGAVTGTAGAGLPGPGGGRPAAAALPGGGALRAPRPPPQLMVFRNAAEGRPGEEGGPAAGGGGGGPAGGGGELLCPRHRCALEPKAAARWGAAPPGGLELQLAALGLRPPGLGAKGPAGCPCPCLGPPPPAGPAAEETSDALLVLEALEPDEAGSCSEEEPGSPGRGAARAAGRGAGAPPPPAGPGGPGARKGSLRVRLSRLFRTKSCSGGSAGDAAGGSEARRPGELPASAGSLTDVCGARGREQEAGRKHRLTRTQSAFSPVVFSPLFTGETVSLVDVDISQRGLTSPHPPTPPPPPRRSLSLLDAFPRIVPLRPMEAMPGQPAPHLQCPLYRPDSSSFAASLRELEKCGWYWGPMNWEDAEMKLKGKPDGSFLVRDSSDPRYILSLSFRSQGITHHTRMEHYRGTFSLWCHPKFEDRCQSVVEFIKRAIMHSKNGKFLYFLRSRVPGLPPTPVQLLYPVSRFSNVKSLQHLCRFRIRQLVRIDHIPELPLPKPLISYIRKFYYYDPQEEVYLSLKEAQLISKQKQETESST from the exons ATGCAGCGCGCCGAGCTGCGCGaaggggaggcggcggcggccgccgcggccTCTTACCGGGTGCTCAGCCGCCTGCTGGGCTATGGGGCCGGCCCGGaggcgggcgcggcgggcggcgccgtTACCGGCAcggcgggcgcggggctgccgggccccggcggcgggcggccggcggcggcggcgctgccgggcggcggggctttgcgggccccgcggccgccgccgcagcTGATGGTGTTCCGCAACGCGGCGGAGGGGCGGCCCGGCGAGGagggcggcccggcggcgggcggcggcggcgggggcccggcgggaggcggcggcgagCTGCTGTGCCCGCGGCACCGCTGCGCGCTGGAGCCCAAAGCGGCGGCCAGgtggggggcggccccgccgggggggctggagctgcagctggcGGCGCTGGGGCTGCGGCCGCCCGGGCTGGGGGCGAAGGGGCCGGCGGGCTGCCCATGCCCCTGCCtgggcccgccgccgcccgccggccccgccgccgagGAGACCAGCGACgcgctgctggtgctggaggcGCTGGAGCCCGACGAGGCCGGGAGCTGCTCGGAGGAGGAGCCGGGGTCCcccggccgcggggctgcccgcgCCGCCGGGAGAGGGGccggcgcccccccgccccccgccggccccgggggcCCCGGCGCCAGGAAGGGCTCGCTCCGGGTCCGCCTCAGCCGCCTCTTCCGCACCAAGAGCTGCAGCGGCGGCTCGGCCGGGGATGCCGCCGGCGGGAGCGAGGCCCGGCGCCCCGGGGAGCTGCCCGCCTCGGCCGGCAGCCTGACCGACGTCTGCGGGGCCCGCGGCCGCGAGCAGGAGGCGGGCAG GAAACACAGACTGACAAGAACTCAAAGTGCCTTTTCCCCGGTTGTGTTCAGCCCCCTCTTCACAG GTGAAACAGTGTCACTAGTGGACGTGGACATCTCTCAGCGAGGACTGACCTCCCCTCACCCTCCGACTCCACCGCCTCCGCCGCGAAGAAGCCTCAGCCTGCTAG ACGCCTTCCCACGGATTGTCCCGCTGAGGCCGATGGAGGCGATGCCCGGCCAGCCCGCCCCGCACCTGCAGTGTCCCCTCTACCGCCCGGACTCCAGCAGCTTCGCGGCCAGCTTGCGGGAGCTGGAGAAG TGCGGGTGGTACTGGGGACCGATGAACTGGGAGGATGCAGAGATGAAGCTGAAGGGGAAGCCGGACGGATCCTTTCTGGTCCGAGACAGTTCTGACCCCCGTTACATCCTGAGCCTCAGCTTTCGGTCGCAGGGCATCACCCATCACACCAGGATGGAGCACTACAGAG ggaccttcagcCTGTGGTGCCATCCCAAGTTTGAAGACCGCTGCCAGTCTGTGGTGGAGTTCATAAAGAGAGCAATCATGCACTCCAAAAACGGGAAGTTTCTCTACTTCCTCCGATCCAGGGTTCCAG GTCTGCCTCCAACGCCTGTCCAGCTCCTGTATCCAGTCTCCAGGTTCAGCAACGTCAAATCCCTTCAGCACCTTTGCCGCTTTCGGATCAGGCAGCTGGTCCGAATAGATCACATCCCCGAGCTGCCGCTGCCCAA GCCCCTGATCTCCTACATCCGCAAGTTCTACTACTACGACCCGCAGGAGGAGGTGTACCTGTCGCTGAAGGAAGCTCAGCTCATCTCCAAACAGAAGCAGGAGACTGAATCCTCCACGTAG
- the SOCS7 gene encoding suppressor of cytokine signaling 7 isoform X3, with protein sequence MQRAELREGEAAAAAAASYRVLSRLLGYGAGPEAGAAGGAVTGTAGAGLPGPGGGRPAAAALPGGGALRAPRPPPQLMVFRNAAEGRPGEEGGPAAGGGGGGPAGGGGELLCPRHRCALEPKAAARWGAAPPGGLELQLAALGLRPPGLGAKGPAGCPCPCLGPPPPAGPAAEETSDALLVLEALEPDEAGSCSEEEPGSPGRGAARAAGRGAGAPPPPAGPGGPGARKGSLRVRLSRLFRTKSCSGGSAGDAAGGSEARRPGELPASAGSLTDVCGARGREQEAGRKHRLTRTQSAFSPVVFSPLFTDAFPRIVPLRPMEAMPGQPAPHLQCPLYRPDSSSFAASLRELEKCGWYWGPMNWEDAEMKLKGKPDGSFLVRDSSDPRYILSLSFRSQGITHHTRMEHYRGTFSLWCHPKFEDRCQSVVEFIKRAIMHSKNGKFLYFLRSRVPGLPPTPVQLLYPVSRFSNVKSLQHLCRFRIRQLVRIDHIPELPLPKPLISYIRKFYYYDPQEEVYLSLKEAQLISKQKQETESST encoded by the exons ATGCAGCGCGCCGAGCTGCGCGaaggggaggcggcggcggccgccgcggccTCTTACCGGGTGCTCAGCCGCCTGCTGGGCTATGGGGCCGGCCCGGaggcgggcgcggcgggcggcgccgtTACCGGCAcggcgggcgcggggctgccgggccccggcggcgggcggccggcggcggcggcgctgccgggcggcggggctttgcgggccccgcggccgccgccgcagcTGATGGTGTTCCGCAACGCGGCGGAGGGGCGGCCCGGCGAGGagggcggcccggcggcgggcggcggcggcgggggcccggcgggaggcggcggcgagCTGCTGTGCCCGCGGCACCGCTGCGCGCTGGAGCCCAAAGCGGCGGCCAGgtggggggcggccccgccgggggggctggagctgcagctggcGGCGCTGGGGCTGCGGCCGCCCGGGCTGGGGGCGAAGGGGCCGGCGGGCTGCCCATGCCCCTGCCtgggcccgccgccgcccgccggccccgccgccgagGAGACCAGCGACgcgctgctggtgctggaggcGCTGGAGCCCGACGAGGCCGGGAGCTGCTCGGAGGAGGAGCCGGGGTCCcccggccgcggggctgcccgcgCCGCCGGGAGAGGGGccggcgcccccccgccccccgccggccccgggggcCCCGGCGCCAGGAAGGGCTCGCTCCGGGTCCGCCTCAGCCGCCTCTTCCGCACCAAGAGCTGCAGCGGCGGCTCGGCCGGGGATGCCGCCGGCGGGAGCGAGGCCCGGCGCCCCGGGGAGCTGCCCGCCTCGGCCGGCAGCCTGACCGACGTCTGCGGGGCCCGCGGCCGCGAGCAGGAGGCGGGCAG GAAACACAGACTGACAAGAACTCAAAGTGCCTTTTCCCCGGTTGTGTTCAGCCCCCTCTTCACAG ACGCCTTCCCACGGATTGTCCCGCTGAGGCCGATGGAGGCGATGCCCGGCCAGCCCGCCCCGCACCTGCAGTGTCCCCTCTACCGCCCGGACTCCAGCAGCTTCGCGGCCAGCTTGCGGGAGCTGGAGAAG TGCGGGTGGTACTGGGGACCGATGAACTGGGAGGATGCAGAGATGAAGCTGAAGGGGAAGCCGGACGGATCCTTTCTGGTCCGAGACAGTTCTGACCCCCGTTACATCCTGAGCCTCAGCTTTCGGTCGCAGGGCATCACCCATCACACCAGGATGGAGCACTACAGAG ggaccttcagcCTGTGGTGCCATCCCAAGTTTGAAGACCGCTGCCAGTCTGTGGTGGAGTTCATAAAGAGAGCAATCATGCACTCCAAAAACGGGAAGTTTCTCTACTTCCTCCGATCCAGGGTTCCAG GTCTGCCTCCAACGCCTGTCCAGCTCCTGTATCCAGTCTCCAGGTTCAGCAACGTCAAATCCCTTCAGCACCTTTGCCGCTTTCGGATCAGGCAGCTGGTCCGAATAGATCACATCCCCGAGCTGCCGCTGCCCAA GCCCCTGATCTCCTACATCCGCAAGTTCTACTACTACGACCCGCAGGAGGAGGTGTACCTGTCGCTGAAGGAAGCTCAGCTCATCTCCAAACAGAAGCAGGAGACTGAATCCTCCACGTAG
- the SOCS7 gene encoding suppressor of cytokine signaling 7 isoform X4 → MQRAELREGEAAAAAAASYRVLSRLLGYGAGPEAGAAGGAVTGTAGAGLPGPGGGRPAAAALPGGGALRAPRPPPQLMVFRNAAEGRPGEEGGPAAGGGGGGPAGGGGELLCPRHRCALEPKAAARWGAAPPGGLELQLAALGLRPPGLGAKGPAGCPCPCLGPPPPAGPAAEETSDALLVLEALEPDEAGSCSEEEPGSPGRGAARAAGRGAGAPPPPAGPGGPGARKGSLRVRLSRLFRTKSCSGGSAGDAAGGSEARRPGELPASAGSLTDVCGARGREQEAGRKHRLTRTQSAFSPVVFSPLFTGETVSLVDVDISQRGLTSPHPPTPPPPPRRSLSLLDDISGTLPASVLVGPMGSSLQSFPLPPPPPPHAPDAFPRIVPLRPMEAMPGQPAPHLQCPLYRPDSSSFAASLRELEKCGWYWGPMNWEDAEMKLKGKPDGSFLVRDSSDPRYILSLSFRSQGITHHTRMEHYRGCPRCTGEGWCCHLP, encoded by the exons ATGCAGCGCGCCGAGCTGCGCGaaggggaggcggcggcggccgccgcggccTCTTACCGGGTGCTCAGCCGCCTGCTGGGCTATGGGGCCGGCCCGGaggcgggcgcggcgggcggcgccgtTACCGGCAcggcgggcgcggggctgccgggccccggcggcgggcggccggcggcggcggcgctgccgggcggcggggctttgcgggccccgcggccgccgccgcagcTGATGGTGTTCCGCAACGCGGCGGAGGGGCGGCCCGGCGAGGagggcggcccggcggcgggcggcggcggcgggggcccggcgggaggcggcggcgagCTGCTGTGCCCGCGGCACCGCTGCGCGCTGGAGCCCAAAGCGGCGGCCAGgtggggggcggccccgccgggggggctggagctgcagctggcGGCGCTGGGGCTGCGGCCGCCCGGGCTGGGGGCGAAGGGGCCGGCGGGCTGCCCATGCCCCTGCCtgggcccgccgccgcccgccggccccgccgccgagGAGACCAGCGACgcgctgctggtgctggaggcGCTGGAGCCCGACGAGGCCGGGAGCTGCTCGGAGGAGGAGCCGGGGTCCcccggccgcggggctgcccgcgCCGCCGGGAGAGGGGccggcgcccccccgccccccgccggccccgggggcCCCGGCGCCAGGAAGGGCTCGCTCCGGGTCCGCCTCAGCCGCCTCTTCCGCACCAAGAGCTGCAGCGGCGGCTCGGCCGGGGATGCCGCCGGCGGGAGCGAGGCCCGGCGCCCCGGGGAGCTGCCCGCCTCGGCCGGCAGCCTGACCGACGTCTGCGGGGCCCGCGGCCGCGAGCAGGAGGCGGGCAG GAAACACAGACTGACAAGAACTCAAAGTGCCTTTTCCCCGGTTGTGTTCAGCCCCCTCTTCACAG GTGAAACAGTGTCACTAGTGGACGTGGACATCTCTCAGCGAGGACTGACCTCCCCTCACCCTCCGACTCCACCGCCTCCGCCGCGAAGAAGCCTCAGCCTGCTAG ATGATATCAGTGGGACGCTGCCTGCATCTGTCCTAGTGGGTCCAATGGGTTCCTCCTTGCAGTCTTTCCCTCTGCCTCCGCCTCCTCCGCCCCATGCCCCAG ACGCCTTCCCACGGATTGTCCCGCTGAGGCCGATGGAGGCGATGCCCGGCCAGCCCGCCCCGCACCTGCAGTGTCCCCTCTACCGCCCGGACTCCAGCAGCTTCGCGGCCAGCTTGCGGGAGCTGGAGAAG TGCGGGTGGTACTGGGGACCGATGAACTGGGAGGATGCAGAGATGAAGCTGAAGGGGAAGCCGGACGGATCCTTTCTGGTCCGAGACAGTTCTGACCCCCGTTACATCCTGAGCCTCAGCTTTCGGTCGCAGGGCATCACCCATCACACCAGGATGGAGCACTACAGAG gCTGCCCTCGCTGCACGGGTGAAGGTTGGTGCTGCCACCTTCCCTAG